One Leucoraja erinacea ecotype New England chromosome 18, Leri_hhj_1, whole genome shotgun sequence genomic window, gggggacggggggggggggagggggaggggggggggggggggggggggggggggggggggggggaggaggagggggggggggggggggggggggggggggggggagaggggggggggagaggggggggatggagggtgggggggggggggggggggggggggggggggggggggggggggggggggggggggggggggggggggggggggggggggggggggggggggggggggaggggggggggagggggggggaaggggggggaggagagaaggggggagggagggggggggggagagagggggggagacgggggggggggaggaaggggagacgggggggaggaagggggggggagaggaaggggagacgggggggagggagggagaggggggagagggaggggagacggggggagacggggggagagggaaggggagacgggggggggagagggagggagacggggagaggaaggggggggggggagaggaaggggagacggggaggggagaggagacggggggagaaggggagacggggggagaggaaggggagacgggggggaggggggagaggaaggggacgggggggggggggagaggggagggaaggggagacgggggggagaggaagaggaaggggagatgggggggagaggaaggggagatgtgggggaggaaggggatggggagaggaagggagacggggggggagaggaaggggagatgtggggagaggaaggggacatgtggggggagaggaagggggacatgtggggagaggaaggggacatgtggggagaggaaggggacatgtggggagaggaaggggacatgtggggagaggaaggggaggtggggaggaaagcGAGTGAGGTAAGGGGACTGGAGTGGCTGGGTGACGAGGTcgagggatgggaggggaaagatagagGGATGAAGGGTGAGGAAATGGGGTGGGCAAAGGGGTTAAGGAGAAAGTGAGGGGGAAGTGCAGGTAAGGGGAGCGGCGGGGGGTGAGGGAAAGTGGAGGTGGGGTAGGGGGGAAGTGGAGTTGGGTGAGCAGGGAGTTGGTGtggatggggggtgaggggaggggtggggtgaggggtggggtgaacagggagggggagttgggggtggaacagggagggagggggggggttggggtgagggggaagggctGCGTGTCACGTGACGTCCCTACCTGGGTGAAACTGAccggggcggcggcggcggcgtgaGGTGAGTTTCAGGCGGGCCGGGGGATTACACGTGAATTACGGAAAGACACCTCGCCTGTATTGCAACCGATTCCTTCAGATAGTGGGCCCGATGGTGTAAAGCTCACATTGTTTAGCCTATCTTTCCTCCACTCAGCCGACGTGGGGCTGTTGCGGCCCACCCTGTCCCGGCTTGACAGGGGCGGGAGGGTCGTTGCTACCGGTGGGAGAGCGGAGTCTCCACCGCTTTGTGTCCGGCGGCCCTCCAGCATCGTGTGGCGGGAATCCCGAGGCCCCAGTTTGCGACCAAGACCAGTGAACCCCATGGCCCGGCTCCCCACGGCATCGAGGGGTGACGACGGTTTACAGAGGCTCCAATGTCGTTGAGGGAGGCCGACATCGACATGAAATCATCTCTAATGCCATCGAATACAATCGCGGGTTGTAATTCTTTTCAcataacacagagtgctggaataactgaactcagcgggtcaggcagcatcggtggtgggaatgggaaggcaaCGTTTCAGTTCGGGGCCCATCactgactgaagtctgaagaagctcCCTACCTGAAATAtcgtccgtccattccctccaaagatgctgcctgaccgcgagtgcagttcctccagcagtctgtgtcaaagattatagagcagagcataTCTTTGGTCTGTGTTGTGTTCAATATTCCAGCCTGCTTAATTAGTTTGAATGGTGTCGACTGCAAAGATTAGTCCCAAATTTCCACTATTTTTCCccacaaaaatattttattttattatcaaaATACAGGTAATGTttgctaaatatatatatatatgtatcttaAATGTAGCATAACTTTACCTGAATATATAATAGTTGTGCTTGATTTCCAGTTAATGAGCTGAGTTCCATACTCTTCTTAAAGCCAGTTGAAGTTTGGTGATTATTTTTAAGCTTTTTGAAATCACGTTTGAAATTATGTACTAAAA contains:
- the LOC129705766 gene encoding basic proline-rich protein-like, translated to PSLPVPPPTPPPCSPPPLSPPPPSPSSPPSPPSPLPLPPSPLLPPSPLPSPSPLPLPPPPSSPRLPPSPPPVSPSLSPRLPPSPLPLPPLPPSPPSPLPLPPPSSPPSPLPPPPPSPPLSPPPPPSPLLSSPPFPPPPPPLPPPPPPPPPPPPPPPPPPPPPPPPPPPPPPPPTLHPPPLPPPSPPPPPPPPPPPSSSPPPPPPPPPPPPSPSPPPRPPSSPPLPPPPPSPSPPPPPPLPPPPSPFLPPRLPFLPPVPPLPPPPSPLPFPPPSPLPPPPSPLPSPPLSSPPPRLPLPPPPVSPSSPPRLPPPPPRLPPLPSPPSPLPPPVSPPLPVSPSSPLPLPSPPPSPPPVSPSSPPSPPLPLPTSPSPPPPPPPPSSPPLPHLPLPPPPLPLPPPPLPLPPPPLPHP